CCTCATCCTTGTCCTCCATCAAGCTTAAGCCAAAACACaaagaattaaaattttctatcagaaTTCATAATTTTACCGATGAAATTCATCGAATGCACAACGAAGAAACAATCGAAGACGACTCCAAATGATAGAAACACATATGATATTAAAATTGAAAGTACTTAGAAAAGAAGAACATATGAGAGATTGAAACATACAAAATAtttggagagagagagaagaagaagaagaaaggagatgtGATTCTTGTGCCTTACTATGAATGAAGGTGGTGGGGGCAAAAGAGATAGAGAGATACAAGAGATTTGGTGATCAAGTTCATTAGTtttttgaggtggatacaatGCATCATATTTTTATTGCAACTTAACCAAACTCCATGCGCCCTAAAAGTTTTAGGGTGGGTGGGGGGTCATCTCGAGTCAATTCGTTTTCTCCGTCTATGGCTCAGTTGTGGTTTGAAGTATCACGCGGCCCTTTCCGAATGACTACTTCGGCTTATTCGGAGAGTTGATAGTGAACATGAGAACTCAATATAGAGCCATGGCTCAACTTtacaaataattttctttttgaaatatttttaaaaaataactaagaTAAAAATGAGAgaggaatttaaatatttattattttaaattaaaacaaataaaaaaatttaattcattttttgattacattattttgatttatatgaGTAATAATGAAGTTTTCATTTAGTTAATTGCCAAGTGCATTTTACTTGGCTGGATTCTGTCCCTTTCTACTTTTTGCATTTAAATTTTgtctcttatatatatatatatataatgaattaattttggataaaaaaaattaaaagaacacccttattttttttaaataattgcaTTAGcgttccttttaattttttattaaaaaaagatGCCCTATCACACTAGTTCTATGTAAAATGAGACCGCTTACCTTAAGTATATTATTAGACATTATTATTTCTAGTCACAAGCAATAAATTTTGAACCGGTCGATCAATTATATGAATAGGATAAATTCATATAGCTATAGTTTTATATTTGTTATAATGTGAATATTGTTGAATATGACAAGTTTGAGTTATAATATCTacaatttatatttattacaatGTGAATGTTGTTAAATAGAACAAGCTTAAATTGTAGCAACAATGTAAAtattaagtaaataaatttaaatggtAACAGTTATAATTTTGTAACTATTACCACATAAATAATAGATAAATAAGTAAATCCGTATTTAgtatttacaaaatcataattattatagtataaaaattatttacaagTTAAGTATACATTATAGCAGACCGTATaactataatataaatttattttattcatacAATTGGTGAACAAGTACTCAAGGAGAACTGATTTTATAAGGGATTGGTGGAGTGAgtcatatttttattaaaaaaaaaaaaaacagtgtgCCCGATTCCAGAAAAAAAATGCCCTCCTTTTAATTATTCTCATTAAATTTTTATGATTGGGATAttgttattaataataataatttaaaattttatcagcaatatattttttgaattaattaaaatggACACTTCCACTTTCATACTTTTTGCATTTAAACGCtatctttttcatttattatatataGATCCATATATTTTGCGGTTATTTGGGCataaaaaacaagagtttaagatGATAATTGTTATGCGTAAAATGAAATTTGTAACATGACAACAAAGGTGAAAGATAATTCGTAAACAAGacaaatattataatatttttagatGAAAAATAAGAAGAATCTTGATCACTAATAATGTAGTTAGTGATGTCGACGTCCTATATCGAATAAAACCTTATTCGAGTGATtatctaaataaataaaaaacttttaatCATTAGTGATAAGATAATCATTAATGATCCATAATAATGGCCTTTCATAAATCATAAAACCTTAAACTCATTTAACTCATGATTTTCTCTACCATCACTCTCAAATGTCAAACTCAATGAGATGCACGAACTCACTCACTTAATCAACAAGAACATCGTGGCCATCTTTACGACCGGGTATTATATATCCTATTACGTAAAAGATCGAAACTCCGACACGGCTAGATATGTAATGAATAGGTCAAATGGATAGTATGTGTCGATCTCCTAAAAAGTATCTAAGTGAAGTTGATAGAATATGTATCGACTCTTAAAATTGAGCTATATGTAATGTTTTCAATGTTAATCGAATGATGATCAAAGCTTAGATCACATAGAGAATCAAATGGTAATGATGAAGAGAATTTTGCCAAGAAATCGATTAGAAAGGATTAGAGTTACGAAAAGCTTCATAATAAGTAATCGTTGTTGTAAAAGTCTACATGGAAAGATGATCTACAATGACTTTACGACTATCTTTAAGTATATGCACTTCGATCGGTTCGTGTTCAAGAACACAATTTTTAGTTAGCATAGATCGCGTCACACTTTAAAACATTCTCGCCACCGCAAGAAGATATTGACAAaatttctctcctttttttttgttcCTTTTGTTTGCTTTCCGAGGATTTGATGTACTTGAATGAAGTCTAAAGGAATTTTTTGTGTTCAAGCATCTTTGCCACTCATTTTATTCTCTACCGCAATCTTTGCCTTTGTCTTTGCCTTTGCCTTTGATTCCTGCATTGCAAGCAAATAACAACTAAAAATTTACGAAAATATGTTCGATACATTCCATCAGTCATATAGCTCTAAAAATTGCGAAACAACTAGAACAAGTTAATCGGTTAAccgaatcatatatgattaaCTAGCCCAATTGTAAAACTATCACACTGTTGAAATGAATCGGGTCTAATAGAGGTTCTCGAAATCTTTCCATAGGGCTAACGATAAATGAGTATTTTAAGAATCTTTCACTAGTTCATTTTTCACAAAATCAACCAATTCTTCCTGTTTGATACATAAAAAACTGACTAATCGATTTGATCATATATATGGTCTAATTGGAAAGTCAAATTGGGCTAGAACCCGGGATATTTTTTGATCAGATCAGTGATTCAGGCTTGATCTTGGTAAGTATGCTCTCGACAACTTGGTCTTCACTCCTTGACAAGCGAGAAAAAAGGGATCAAGAAATTGAATGCCGGCTAGAAGAAACAATTTGGCATGTTTTGTCCAAATTAAGAATCCCTAAGGTTCTTACTTGCCCTAGGAGCTCACAACTTCCCTTATATTCCTTATGCATTATCATCGAAAGAAATAATAATCCAAAAATTCCAATGACCAAATAGAGGAGGAATATTTCAGTCACTTTACTAGACTACTATATAAATGGATTCAGTTCATTTGAGTTTTCAAGCCAATTCTCTTCTTTTGATTCATCGGTTTTTGTTGATCAGTTATGTCGAGGGATCCACTCGCCCTTAGCAATGTAGTTGGAGATGTGCTGGACCCCTTCCTCAAGTCCGCGGCAATGAAGGTGGTTTACAATAATAGGGAAGTGACTAATGGGTCCGAGCTCAAGCCTTCGGCCATTGCAAACGCGCCACGAGTCGAGATTCAAGGACGCGACTCGAGGACTCTTTACACACTCGTAAGTCAGTCGCCCATGACCTAATGTTATTAGCTCAAGTTAACCCTCGACTTTGATCTATAAATATAATTTGGTCAAGAATTTTGACTAATGTAATACAAAGTACGTAACATTTGAGATTTCGTCTATTGagagaaaattttgaaagatatattTACGAGAGTATGAATATGTACTTAGAAGATTAATAAATATCTCAATTAGACCATGTGAGACCATAACAATTACACATATCAATCAAAAAAGACTTAATTAGCAATAATAATACATATTCCACTTAGTAAGATAAAAGCTTAATTGTTGTCGTTGTCACGCAAAGTAGTTTTATCCACTAGGGAAAGGATACCAACAGCTAAATGAGAATCTTCACTTGAGTCAGAACCCACTATTCAAGCTTGCTACTAGCTAGCGTCGGCCGTCGAAGACCGACAAGACTATTCGACTGTCGTCCCTAATGTTTCTTCAAGAGAATCATGCCAACTTGGTTGACAGTGAGCATAGATGATAAGTCTGAATAATTAGTATTCTTTTGCATGACTACAACTAAAAACATTCTTTGATGATCATGAAGTGCAGTATCTTTTCTTTGTTCTATTCAAAGTGATTCTTACCAGTTGACCATGATGATATGGCTAGGTGATGGTGGACCCTGATGCTCCAAGCCCCAGCAATCCAACGAAAAGAGAGTTTCTGCATTGGTGAGACATATCGAAAACTCctttaatttttcttgtaaaGGTTAATTTCTTGTTCTTCATGATCGTCCTTTTGTTGTGTTAGGTTGGTGACTGATATCCCAGAAACAGCCAATTCTAGTTATGGTGAgtgaaaaaaaatagtaaagttTAGAGTAGTAATCGTACTTAAATTTCAGTTCCTGATTCGAACGATACTGTTTTGGCACGGTATGATTTGGAAcactagttttgatcttataaCACTCTTTGGTTGTTTACTTCTAAACATGTCTAAATTCTAGTTATGGCGAGTGAAAAAGTAAAGTTTAGTGCAGTATTCGTACCTAAATTTCGGTTTCTAATTCGAACAATACCCTTTTGGCTTGATGCCATGTCGTGGTTTAAGGGGCGGATCCAAGGGGGGGTGGTATCAGCGGTCGCCCCCTTGCCGGCGGTGCAACCCATAATATTATGGGGTTCCACTGGTGAAGATGGGGATACCACTCCTTATTCCGTGTAAAAATTAGCTGTGCTCAGCTCAAATTGTGATTGTCGCTCCATGCTTAAATTTCTGGATCTACCACGGGTGGTTTGACATGCTAGTTTTGATCTTATAACCAACCTTCATTGGTTATTTACCTCTAAATAGAAAGTCAATTGaattagaattttaaaagttATATCGGAGTTAAAAGGAATCGAGATATATCCAATAATACATTTGATTCCGTCCGGAAGCTTAGTAGATGGACAATCGATGAAGTGGTTGGAATATTGACAGAGGAAAGAGTTTGAGTCGGGAGCTGCGAACCTGGAGATAGGGGCTACGGACCTACGCATACCACAGATAGAGCCAACGGGAATATTAGAGTGAGAACCAGAGAGGGAactccgacgcttaagttagaATGGTAGC
This region of Zingiber officinale cultivar Zhangliang chromosome 9A, Zo_v1.1, whole genome shotgun sequence genomic DNA includes:
- the LOC122019597 gene encoding protein FLOWERING LOCUS T-like; its protein translation is MSRDPLALSNVVGDVLDPFLKSAAMKVVYNNREVTNGSELKPSAIANAPRVEIQGRDSRTLYTLVMVDPDAPSPSNPTKREFLHWLVTDIPETANSSYGNEIVCYESPRPSIGIHRLVFVLFRQSISQTIYAPGWRQNFNTRDFAAAHNLGNPVAAIFLNCQKENRCGGRRYVNRADNIIKQFMFFKSSMPSS